One genomic region from bacterium encodes:
- the ileS gene encoding isoleucine--tRNA ligase, whose protein sequence is MSNETPRYAPLARKIHDAESERLVSAFWREHDVFRRSIAGREGRPDWVFYEGPPTANGLPGVHHVAARLTKDIACRYKTMTGHRVLRKAGWDTHGLPVERSVEKQLGIQGREAIEAYGLEAFNAKCRESVWACKAEWDEFTERLGYWVDLDDPYITYQDNYIESVWWILSRFAAEGLLYRGHKVVPYCPSCGTPLSSHETASGYRTVEDPSIFVKLKAVDADEHFLTWTTTPWTLPSNVALAVGADHDYVRVRHGDDVLVLAEARLGVLDAGTPTEVLGRCKGRDLLGRRYEQLFPLLPVPAGKEAFKIVAADFVTLDSGSGIVHLAPAFGEDDYQAGLRENLAFFSPVDAAGRFTDEVPPYAGRAVKESDRQIIRDLRARGCLLREEGYTHEYPFHDRCGNPLIYYATPSWFIRTSELREKLLAANADIRWAPPEVGSGRFGNWLAGNIDWSLSRNRFWGTPLNVWICDACGEQHLPTCRDDLTQLSGADQSRLDLHRPFVDDLTFPCARAGCGGVMRRTPEVIDCWFDSGAMPFAQYHYPFENRELFESQYPADFISEGIDQTRGWFYTMLVIGTFLTGRSSYKSCLTIELVLDKHGKKMSKSLGNTVEPMALMREHGADALRWYMLTVSPLWTPTRFDAEGVAEARRKLLATLENVYSFFSLYANLDAWDPNDDGPADPSLLDRWVLSRLHSTAAEARAALEELNFTRAAKAIGAFVIDDVSNWYVRLSRRRFWQGETTPDKRAAFATLFEVLDGAARLLAPMIPFTAEEIYRALHGGGERSVHLADYPACDAARVDAQLEAVMAAAQAVVGVGRSLRQDAQIRTRQPLGRMLLHADDDRAAALLGDPRLRGILAEELNIKEIAALDDPLRVARLSAKADFRALGPRFGKRAPAAGRAIAAMTPQQALALRRTGSVELDVEGVAENITFEEARVSEEGLAPWAAGSVDGMTVALDTTLDEALLDEGLAREVINRVQNLRKKSGFAVADRIRLAVAGDGDARRALERFGERIAGETLAQLVAASPDLPHTDSFEVDGVAIEVAIARLAVN, encoded by the coding sequence ATGTCGAACGAGACGCCGCGCTACGCGCCGCTGGCCCGCAAGATCCACGACGCCGAGTCCGAGCGCCTGGTCAGCGCGTTCTGGCGCGAGCACGACGTGTTCCGCCGCAGCATCGCCGGGCGCGAGGGCCGGCCCGACTGGGTCTTCTACGAGGGGCCGCCCACGGCCAACGGCCTGCCGGGCGTGCACCACGTGGCCGCGCGCCTGACCAAGGACATCGCCTGCCGCTACAAGACCATGACCGGCCACCGCGTGCTGCGCAAGGCGGGCTGGGACACCCACGGCCTGCCGGTCGAGCGCTCGGTCGAGAAGCAGCTGGGCATCCAGGGGCGCGAGGCCATCGAGGCCTACGGGCTGGAGGCCTTCAACGCCAAGTGCCGCGAGAGCGTGTGGGCCTGCAAGGCGGAGTGGGACGAGTTCACCGAGCGGCTGGGCTACTGGGTGGACCTCGACGACCCCTACATCACCTACCAGGACAACTACATCGAGTCGGTCTGGTGGATCCTGTCCCGCTTCGCGGCCGAGGGCCTGCTCTACCGCGGCCACAAGGTCGTGCCATACTGCCCGAGCTGCGGCACGCCCCTGTCGAGCCACGAGACGGCCAGCGGCTACCGCACCGTGGAGGATCCGAGCATCTTCGTGAAGTTGAAGGCCGTCGATGCCGACGAGCACTTCCTGACCTGGACGACCACGCCCTGGACCCTGCCCTCGAACGTGGCGCTGGCCGTCGGCGCGGACCACGACTACGTGCGGGTGCGCCACGGCGACGACGTGCTGGTCCTGGCCGAGGCGCGCCTCGGCGTGCTGGACGCGGGCACGCCGACCGAGGTGCTCGGCCGCTGCAAGGGCCGCGACCTGCTCGGCCGCCGCTACGAGCAGCTGTTCCCGCTGCTGCCGGTCCCGGCCGGCAAGGAAGCGTTCAAGATCGTGGCCGCCGACTTCGTCACGCTCGACAGCGGCTCGGGCATCGTCCACCTGGCGCCCGCCTTCGGCGAGGACGACTACCAGGCCGGCCTGCGCGAGAACCTGGCCTTCTTCAGCCCGGTCGACGCCGCCGGGCGCTTCACCGACGAGGTGCCGCCCTACGCCGGCCGCGCCGTCAAGGAGTCCGACCGGCAGATCATCCGCGACCTGCGCGCCCGGGGCTGCCTGCTGCGCGAGGAGGGCTACACCCACGAGTACCCCTTCCACGACCGCTGCGGCAACCCGCTGATCTACTACGCCACGCCCAGCTGGTTCATCCGCACCAGCGAGCTGCGTGAGAAGCTGCTGGCCGCGAACGCCGACATCCGCTGGGCGCCGCCGGAGGTGGGCAGCGGCCGCTTCGGCAACTGGCTGGCCGGCAACATCGACTGGTCGCTCAGCCGCAACCGCTTCTGGGGCACGCCGCTGAACGTCTGGATCTGCGACGCCTGCGGCGAGCAGCACCTGCCGACCTGCCGCGACGACCTCACGCAGCTGTCGGGGGCGGACCAGTCGCGGCTCGACCTGCACCGGCCCTTCGTCGACGACCTGACCTTCCCCTGCGCGCGGGCGGGCTGCGGCGGCGTCATGCGGCGCACGCCCGAGGTCATCGACTGCTGGTTCGACAGCGGGGCCATGCCCTTCGCCCAGTACCACTACCCGTTCGAGAACCGCGAGCTGTTCGAGAGCCAGTACCCGGCCGACTTCATCAGCGAGGGCATCGACCAGACCCGCGGCTGGTTCTACACGATGCTGGTGATCGGCACCTTCCTGACGGGGCGCAGCAGCTACAAGAGCTGCCTGACCATCGAGCTGGTGCTGGACAAGCACGGCAAGAAGATGTCCAAGAGCCTGGGCAACACCGTCGAGCCGATGGCGCTGATGCGCGAGCACGGGGCCGACGCCCTGCGCTGGTACATGCTGACCGTCTCGCCGCTGTGGACCCCGACCCGCTTCGACGCCGAGGGCGTGGCCGAGGCGCGCCGCAAGCTGCTGGCGACGCTGGAGAACGTCTACTCGTTCTTCTCGCTCTACGCGAACCTCGACGCCTGGGACCCGAACGACGACGGCCCGGCCGACCCGTCGCTGCTCGACCGCTGGGTGCTGAGCCGGCTGCACAGCACCGCCGCCGAGGCCCGCGCGGCCCTCGAGGAGCTGAACTTCACCCGCGCCGCCAAGGCGATCGGCGCCTTCGTGATCGACGACGTCAGCAACTGGTACGTGCGCCTGTCGCGCCGCCGGTTCTGGCAGGGGGAGACGACGCCCGACAAGCGCGCCGCGTTCGCGACCCTGTTCGAGGTGCTGGACGGCGCGGCGCGGCTGCTCGCCCCGATGATCCCCTTCACCGCCGAGGAGATCTACCGGGCGCTGCACGGCGGCGGCGAACGCTCGGTCCACCTCGCGGACTACCCGGCGTGCGACGCGGCGCGCGTCGACGCGCAGCTCGAGGCGGTCATGGCGGCGGCGCAGGCCGTGGTGGGCGTGGGCCGGAGCCTGCGGCAGGATGCCCAGATCCGCACCCGGCAGCCCCTGGGGCGGATGCTCCTGCACGCCGATGACGACCGCGCCGCGGCGCTGCTCGGCGACCCGCGCCTGCGCGGCATCCTGGCCGAGGAACTGAACATCAAGGAGATCGCCGCGCTGGACGATCCGCTGCGCGTCGCCCGCCTGTCGGCCAAGGCCGACTTCCGGGCCCTGGGGCCGCGCTTCGGCAAGCGCGCGCCTGCCGCCGGCCGCGCCATCGCGGCGATGACGCCGCAGCAGGCCCTCGCCCTGCGCCGCACGGGCTCGGTCGAGCTGGACGTCGAGGGCGTGGCCGAGAACATCACCTTCGAAGAGGCGCGCGTCTCCGAGGAGGGGCTCGCCCCCTGGGCGGCCGGCTCCGTCGACGGGATGACCGTGGCGCTGGACACGACCCTCGACGAGGCGCTGCTCGACGAGGGCCTGGCCCGCGAGGTCATCAACCGGGTGCAGAACCTGCGCAAGAAGAGCGGGTTCGCGGTCGCCGACCGCATCCGCCTGGCGGTCGCCGGCGACGGCGACGCGCGGCGGGCCCTGGAACGCTTCGGGGAGAGGATCGCGGGCGAGACGCTGGCGCAGCTGGTCGCAGCCTCGCCGGACCTGCCCCACACCGACAGTTTCGAGGTCGACGGCGTCGCCATCGAGGTGGCCATCGCCCGGCTGGCCGTCAACTGA
- a CDS encoding TraR/DksA C4-type zinc finger protein produces MRKTELERFQKLILEEKERVEKSLAKHTKIIHHEGEDFGGDLAKAHSNHMADQGSDEFQYETTIQFASSEGRYLYQLEQALLRIEDRSYGVCTGCDAQIGLERLKAKLDARLCIECKEREEKERH; encoded by the coding sequence ATGCGCAAGACCGAACTCGAGCGATTCCAGAAGCTCATCCTCGAGGAGAAGGAGCGCGTCGAGAAGTCGCTCGCCAAGCACACGAAGATCATCCACCACGAGGGGGAGGACTTCGGCGGCGACCTGGCCAAGGCCCATTCGAACCACATGGCCGACCAGGGCAGCGACGAGTTCCAGTACGAGACCACGATCCAGTTCGCCAGCAGCGAGGGGCGCTACCTCTACCAGCTCGAGCAGGCCCTGCTGCGCATCGAGGACCGCAGCTACGGCGTCTGCACCGGCTGCGACGCCCAGATCGGCCTGGAGCGCCTCAAGGCCAAGCTCGACGCCAGGCTCTGCATCGAATGCAAGGAGCGCGAGGAGAAGGAGCGGCATTGA
- the lspA gene encoding signal peptidase II: protein MRSPRLGLPRLRSPWLLAPLVLVADFAAKRLVLANVDRLARPVEVLGDVARFAYVRNPGAAMGLPLGGRGFLIGVSLLAAAVLAALYRRTDPGQRLRRCALAAIMGGALGNLVDRAFYGGLVVDFIDLGIGAHRFYTFNVADMGVTLGGAALFLSLWREDRPPRTAPGDPAPAGEHAGTIADADPAPGSSDPGRRDD, encoded by the coding sequence TTGAGAAGCCCCCGCCTCGGCCTCCCGCGCCTCCGCTCACCTTGGCTGCTGGCGCCGCTGGTGCTCGTGGCCGACTTCGCCGCCAAGCGCCTGGTGCTGGCGAACGTGGACCGCCTCGCGCGCCCGGTGGAGGTGCTCGGCGACGTGGCCCGCTTCGCCTATGTGCGCAACCCCGGCGCCGCGATGGGGCTGCCCCTGGGCGGCCGCGGCTTCCTGATCGGCGTGAGCCTGCTCGCGGCGGCGGTCCTGGCGGCGCTCTACCGCCGCACCGACCCCGGTCAGCGGCTGCGCCGCTGCGCCCTGGCCGCCATCATGGGCGGCGCGCTGGGCAACCTGGTAGACCGGGCTTTCTACGGCGGGCTGGTCGTCGACTTCATCGACCTGGGGATCGGTGCCCACCGCTTCTACACGTTCAACGTGGCGGACATGGGCGTGACGCTCGGCGGCGCGGCCCTGTTCCTGTCGCTGTGGCGCGAAGACCGCCCGCCGCGCACCGCGCCCGGCGACCCGGCGCCCGCGGGCGAACACGCCGGGACCATCGCCGACGCGGATCCCGCGCCCGGCTCCTCCGACCCGGGACGTCGCGATGACTGA
- a CDS encoding RluA family pseudouridine synthase produces MTDAGQPRLSFTVTPQEANSRLDLLLTERMPETSRSRIQRALAEGAATVDGRPRPSNYRVHAGSLVEFTRPAPPAPYLGAQDIPLNVVHCDEHLVVIDKPAGMVVHPAPGHRSGTLVNALLHRFGDLPGDSARAGLVHRLDKDTSGLLAVARTELAHRGLSAQLRDRTLGRIYAVVSWGQWDDREGLIAEPIGRHPHRRRMMAVVPGGRPAGTRYRVVEDFGFVQHCDAELQTGRTHQIRVHFAHGHHPVVGDPLYGDDARERLVHPLDRHAAQAMVARAGRQMLHARELRLRHPATDEPLVFTSALPDDIAEVLGILRRATPSAD; encoded by the coding sequence ATGACTGACGCAGGACAGCCCCGCCTCTCGTTCACCGTCACGCCGCAGGAGGCGAACAGCCGGCTCGACCTCCTGCTGACGGAGCGGATGCCCGAGACGTCCCGCAGCCGGATCCAGCGCGCGCTCGCCGAGGGCGCCGCCACGGTCGACGGGCGCCCCCGCCCCAGCAACTACCGGGTCCACGCGGGCAGCCTCGTCGAGTTCACGCGGCCGGCGCCGCCGGCGCCGTACCTGGGCGCGCAGGACATCCCCCTGAACGTGGTCCACTGCGACGAGCACCTGGTCGTGATCGACAAGCCCGCCGGCATGGTCGTGCACCCCGCCCCGGGACACCGCTCCGGGACGCTGGTCAACGCCCTGCTGCACCGGTTCGGCGACCTGCCCGGCGACAGCGCGCGGGCCGGGCTCGTGCACCGCCTGGACAAGGATACCTCCGGCCTGCTGGCCGTGGCCCGCACCGAGCTCGCCCACCGCGGCCTGTCGGCCCAGCTGCGCGACCGCACGCTGGGGCGCATCTACGCCGTGGTGAGCTGGGGGCAGTGGGACGACCGCGAGGGCCTCATCGCCGAGCCGATCGGGCGCCATCCCCACCGCCGTCGCATGATGGCGGTGGTCCCCGGCGGGCGGCCCGCCGGCACGCGGTACCGCGTGGTGGAGGATTTCGGGTTCGTGCAGCACTGCGACGCCGAGCTGCAGACCGGCCGCACCCACCAGATCCGCGTCCACTTCGCGCACGGCCACCACCCCGTGGTGGGGGATCCCCTGTACGGGGACGACGCCCGCGAGCGGCTGGTCCACCCCCTGGACCGCCACGCGGCCCAGGCCATGGTCGCGCGGGCCGGCCGCCAGATGCTGCACGCGCGCGAGCTGCGACTGCGCCATCCCGCCACGGACGAGCCGCTCGTGTTCACCTCGGCGCTGCCGGACGACATCGCCGAGGTGCTCGGGATCCTGCGCCGGGCGACGCCGAGCGCGGACTAG
- a CDS encoding STAS domain-containing protein — protein sequence MKIRERKRDGVVILELNGKLMGGPDAAAFNDTLKTLIHEGHRNVLVDLAKVNWVNSTGLGILISGYSTVRRSGGDLRLLNVSDRVESIFMVSKLHTVFVSYSNEEEAVRSFA from the coding sequence GTGAAGATCAGGGAACGCAAGCGCGACGGCGTGGTGATCCTCGAGCTCAACGGCAAGCTGATGGGCGGGCCCGACGCCGCCGCGTTCAACGACACGCTCAAGACCCTGATCCACGAGGGCCACCGCAACGTCCTGGTCGACCTGGCCAAGGTCAACTGGGTCAACAGCACGGGCCTGGGCATCCTGATCTCCGGCTATTCGACGGTGCGCCGCAGCGGCGGCGACCTGCGGCTGCTGAACGTGTCGGATCGCGTGGAGAGCATCTTCATGGTCTCGAAGCTCCACACCGTGTTCGTCTCCTACTCGAACGAGGAAGAAGCTGTCCGCAGCTTCGCCTAG
- a CDS encoding ATP-binding protein yields MTSANGSSQQVEVMLPSRLLFLGVPDAILMELASDLPYEQKDIDELSTAVIEACTNAMEHGNGMEQERRVELHFRFAPDEIRVTVLDQGAGFDFRNWQPPDGLMRERGRGITIMREFTDELTFDHAPDGRFRVQLVKRHPRQD; encoded by the coding sequence ATGACCAGCGCGAACGGTTCCTCCCAGCAGGTCGAGGTGATGCTGCCCAGCCGGCTGCTGTTCCTCGGCGTGCCCGATGCGATCCTGATGGAGCTGGCGAGCGACCTCCCGTACGAGCAGAAGGATATCGACGAGTTGAGCACGGCCGTCATCGAGGCCTGCACCAACGCCATGGAACACGGCAACGGCATGGAGCAGGAGCGCCGCGTCGAGCTCCATTTCCGCTTCGCCCCCGACGAGATCCGCGTCACGGTCCTGGACCAGGGCGCCGGCTTCGACTTCCGCAACTGGCAGCCGCCCGACGGCCTCATGCGCGAGCGCGGCCGCGGCATCACGATCATGCGCGAGTTCACCGACGAGCTGACCTTCGACCACGCGCCCGACGGGCGCTTCCGCGTGCAGCTGGTGAAGCGCCATCCCCGGCAGGACTGA
- the ruvX gene encoding Holliday junction resolvase RuvX, with protein MGAVLALDYGTSRIGIAVSDPTRTLATAVTVHRAGRDGPVAAFVAALVRERGVDQLVVGLPLTADGRLGEIAERAKRFAGKLGEDLGLPVALVDERYTTQEAERLLRGPGRRRGRESPDAVAAELILQQYLDAAGAGRDGGA; from the coding sequence GTGGGCGCCGTGCTCGCCCTGGACTACGGCACCAGCCGCATCGGCATCGCGGTCAGCGATCCCACCCGCACGCTCGCCACGGCGGTCACGGTGCACCGCGCCGGGCGCGACGGCCCGGTGGCCGCCTTCGTGGCGGCCCTGGTCCGCGAGCGGGGCGTCGACCAGCTGGTGGTCGGGCTGCCGCTGACCGCCGACGGCAGGCTGGGGGAGATCGCCGAACGGGCCAAGCGCTTCGCCGGGAAGCTGGGGGAGGATCTGGGTTTGCCGGTCGCACTGGTCGACGAGCGCTACACCACGCAGGAAGCCGAACGCCTGCTGCGCGGTCCCGGCCGCCGTCGCGGCCGCGAGTCGCCCGACGCGGTCGCGGCGGAGCTGATCCTGCAGCAGTACCTGGACGCCGCGGGCGCCGGCCGGGACGGTGGCGCGTGA
- the mltG gene encoding endolytic transglycosylase MltG: protein MTAPSRTATSHLVRALRFLAWSSAVVLLVAVGTVFWAWTEWDRAGPGGDGTVEIRVPPGSSLATVADTLQARGLLDRRRAFVLGARLTGSDRSIRAGRYAVPRGLSPRELLILLVDGRTLPVVVMVPEGLPTREAVVGVAEAFGWAPATFRAACDAEVRALLLETAGDPAAYAAALLQESLARGREFPLCEGYLFPETYHFAEGASVRDVARAIMRAGWDRWVPDARARLALGDLPLRTPHEVLTLASIVEAETPRVSEMPRVAAVYLNRLRAGRPLQADPTVAYALDKKGRRILYSDLRTPSVFNTYLNEGLPPGPIGNPGLAAIAAVLKPQPGCEDFFFVADGYGGHVFSRTHAQHEAAVKVYRQRRAAASAAPKTGAALADSASGPPPATAPESP from the coding sequence GTGACGGCGCCCAGCCGGACGGCGACCTCGCATCTCGTCAGGGCGCTGCGCTTCCTGGCGTGGTCGTCGGCGGTGGTCCTGCTCGTCGCGGTGGGCACGGTCTTCTGGGCCTGGACGGAGTGGGACCGCGCGGGCCCCGGCGGGGACGGGACGGTCGAGATCCGCGTGCCGCCCGGCTCCAGCCTCGCCACGGTCGCCGACACGCTGCAGGCGCGCGGACTGCTGGACCGCCGCCGCGCGTTCGTGCTGGGCGCGCGGCTGACCGGTTCGGACCGCTCGATCCGGGCCGGCCGCTACGCCGTGCCGCGGGGGCTGTCTCCGCGCGAACTGCTGATCCTGCTGGTCGACGGGCGGACGCTGCCGGTGGTGGTCATGGTGCCCGAGGGGCTGCCGACGCGCGAGGCGGTGGTCGGCGTCGCGGAGGCCTTCGGCTGGGCGCCCGCCACGTTCCGCGCCGCCTGCGACGCCGAGGTGCGCGCGCTGCTGCTCGAGACGGCGGGCGATCCCGCCGCCTACGCCGCGGCCCTGCTGCAGGAGAGCCTCGCCCGCGGGCGGGAGTTCCCGCTCTGCGAGGGGTACCTGTTCCCCGAGACCTACCACTTCGCCGAAGGCGCCTCGGTCCGCGACGTCGCCCGCGCGATCATGCGCGCGGGGTGGGACCGCTGGGTCCCCGACGCGCGGGCGCGTCTCGCGCTGGGGGACCTGCCCCTGCGCACGCCGCACGAGGTGCTGACCCTCGCCTCCATCGTCGAGGCGGAGACGCCGCGCGTCTCGGAGATGCCGCGGGTGGCCGCGGTCTACCTGAACCGCCTGCGCGCCGGCCGACCGCTGCAGGCCGACCCCACCGTCGCCTACGCCCTGGACAAGAAGGGGCGGCGGATCCTGTACTCCGACCTGCGCACGCCGTCGGTCTTCAACACCTACCTCAACGAGGGGCTGCCGCCGGGCCCCATCGGCAACCCGGGGCTCGCGGCGATCGCGGCGGTGCTGAAGCCCCAGCCCGGCTGCGAGGATTTCTTCTTCGTCGCCGACGGCTACGGCGGTCACGTCTTCTCGCGCACCCACGCCCAGCACGAAGCGGCGGTGAAAGTCTACCGCCAGCGCCGGGCCGCGGCGTCGGCCGCTCCGAAGACGGGAGCCGCGCTCGCCGACTCCGCGAGCGGACCGCCCCCCGCGACGGCGCCGGAGTCGCCCTGA